GTTGATAAATCCATCTTTGTTCTCATCAAAAACATCAAAAGCTTCTCTTACTTCTTGCTCTTTAGCTTCTAATTCCTCTCCGAAAAGTTCGAAAATGTCATTAGAATCCAACCTCCCCTGAATCTTCACACCTTCAGGATTGGCAAAAATACCTAAATTAGCCATAACCATTTCCACCTCTTCCCTGTTTAAGCTTCCATCAACTAATTTCTCGCTAATAGATTTCAGTTTTTTGGGAGTCTTGTTCTTTTCACACACTTGGGATTCAGCAAAGGACAAAAAGGTAAAAAGTCTTCTTGCACAATCAAAGATTATATACAGAAAGAAGAATCCCACCGCGCCATGAATTAGCAGGGGAATTGGAATGGTAGTTACAGGGAATTTCTTGAATGGAAAGCGATTCAAATAATTAGAAGCTGCCATATTAAGATTtgtaagttaaaattaaaattcttgaTTGCGATGGCGAAGAAGAGAAATATctctttgttgttgttgtagtaaaAGGCGGGTGATATTCTTGCATGCAGAGGAAAACAGAGTGTTatttgttttggttttgatGAGAATTATGAAAGGTATTAGGGATTTTATATATAAGAGTTGAAAGTTTGAAGATGGAGGAAAGTACTTGCTTAGTAGGTGCGATTGAGGAGTTCGTGGGAAAAGATGAccaaattcattaaaaatttggTGTTGCACTGAATGGAAGTGTCACAGGAAGTTTCTTCAATTCCTAATTTGTTGGGAAGAGTCATTTGCCTCTTGTTGGAAATATGGTGGGGCAGGCTGGCCTGTTCTAGtttttgtatatttgttttGCTGGCAGTTTCTGATTGCTTGTGCCCCAAATTAGCCTCTTTCACTGacccaaaaattaaaaagaccTTATTGAGTTGACCATTATAGGAAGAAGGTACCTTGAAATTTCCTNtgcccggtcaaatgttgccacataaaatggaacagagggagtatttgtTTTGCTGGCAGTTTCTGATTGCTTGTGCCCCAAATTGGCCTCTTTCACTGacccaaaaattaaaaagaccTTATTGAGTTGACCATTATAGGAAGAAGGTACCTTGAAATTTCCTCAttgatttttatatgtataaattataggaaccacatattataagtattaaATAACATTCTATCTCttctagttttttatttatcaaa
The Solanum stenotomum isolate F172 chromosome 12, ASM1918654v1, whole genome shotgun sequence DNA segment above includes these coding regions:
- the LOC125848057 gene encoding probable calcium-binding protein CML46, yielding MAASNYLNRFPFKKFPVTTIPIPLLIHGAVGFFFLYIIFDCARRLFTFLSFAESQVCEKNKTPKKLKSISEKLVDGSLNREEVEMVMANLGIFANPEGVKIQGRLDSNDIFELFGEELEAKEQEVREAFDVFDENKDGFINERDLQRVLCALGLKGVAELDNCKKMIMAFDENGDGRIDFQEFVKML